DNA sequence from the Alkalilimnicola ehrlichii MLHE-1 genome:
ACATTCAACTGCCGGGCATGGTGTTCGGCGACTTCGTCCGCAGCCCCCACGCCCACGCCCGCATCAAGGCCATCCACAAGGACAAGGCCCTGGCCCACCCCGGTGTCCACGCCGTGCTCACCGCCGAGGACCTGGCCCCGCTGAACCTGCATTGGATGCCGACCCTGGCCGGCGACAAACAGATGGTGCTGGCCGACGGCAAGGTCTGCTTCCAGAACCAGGAAGTGGCCATGGTCATCGCCGACGACCGCTACATCGCCGCCGATGCCCTGGAGCTGGTGGAGGTGGAATACGAGCCGCTGGAGCCGCTGGTGGACCCGCACCGGGCCATGGACGATGAGGCCCCGGTGATCCGCGAGGACCTGGCGGGCCAGAGCGAGGGTGCGCACAGCAAGCGCGTGCACCACAACCACATCTTCACCTGGGACGTGGGCGACAAGGCCGCCACCGACAAGCTCTTCGACGAGGCCGAGGTCACCGTCAGCGAGAAGATGCTCTACCAGCGGGTGCACCCCTGCCCACTGGAGACCTGCGGCTGTGTCGCCGATTTCGACAAGGTGAAGGGCGAGCTGACCGTCAACCTCACCTCCCAGGCGCCCCACGTGGTGCGCACCGTCTTTTCCATGCTCTCCGGCATTCCCGAGAGCAAGGTGCACATCAACGCCCCGGACATCGGCGGCGGTTTCGGCAACAAGGTGGGCGTCTACCCCGGCTACGTGGTGGCGACCGTGGCCTCCATCGTGCTCGGCCGGCCGGTGAAGTGGATCGAGGACCGCATCGAGAACCTCTCCACCACCGCCTTCGCCCGCGACTACCACATGACCGGCGAACTGGCCGCCACCCGGGACGGCAAGATCCTGGGCCTGCGCGCCCACGTGCTCGCCGATCACGGCGCCTTCGACGCCTGCGCCGACCCCAGCAAGTGGCCCGCCGGCTTTTTCAACATCTGCACCGGCAGCTATGACATCAAGACCGCTTACGCCCGGGTGGACGGGGTTTACACCAACAAGGCCCCGGGCGGGGTGGCCTACCGCTGCTCCTTCCGGGTCACCGAGGCCTGTTACCTGATCGAGCGCATGATCGACGTGCTGGCCCAGAAGCTCGACATGGACAAGGCGGAGATCCGGTTCAAAAACTTCATCCAGCCCGAGCAGTTCCCCTACCCCTCGGCGCTCGGCTGGGAGTACGACAGCGGTGACTACCCGCGCGCCCTGCAGCAGGTGCTGGACGCCTGCGACTATCCGGCCCTGCGGCGTGAGCAGAAGGAGCGGCGCGAGCGCGGCGAGATCATGGGCATCGGCCTGTGCACCTTTACCGAGATCGTCGGCGCCGGCCCGGGCCGCAAGTGCGATATCCTCGGCGTGGGCATGTTCGACAGCGCCGAGATCCGGGTCCACCCCACCGGCAGCGTGATCGCCCGCATGGGCACCAAGACCCAGGGTCAGGGCCACGAGACCACCTACGCCCAGATTATCGCCACCGAGCTGGGCCTGAACTCCGAGGACATCCAGATCGAGGAGGGCAACACCGACACCGCCCCCTACGGCCTGGGCACCTACGGTTCGCGCAGCACGCCGGTGGGCGGCGCCGCTACCGCCCGCGCCGCGCGCAAGATCCGCGACAAGGCGAGAAAGATCGCCGCCCACCTGATGGAGGTCAGCGACGAGGACCTGGAGTGGACCGGCGAGGGCTTCCGCGTCAAGGGCGTGCCCGACCAGACCAAAGGCATACAGGAGATCGCCTGGGCCGCCTACAACAACACCCCGGAGGGGATGGAGCCGGGGCTGGAGGCGGTGGAGTACTACGATCCGCCCAACATGACCTATCCCTTCGGCGCCTACCTCTGCGTGGTGGACATCGACCGCTACACCGGCGAGACCCGGGTCCGGCGCTTCTACGCCCTGGACGACTGTGGCACCCGCATCAACCCGATGGTGATCGAGGGCCAGGTCCACGGCGGACTCACCGAGGCCTACGGCGTCGCCCTGGGCCAGGAACTGCCCTACGACGGCGCCGGCAACATCCAGGGGGCCTCGCTGATGGATTACTTCCTGCCCACCATGGTGGAGAGCCCGCACTGGGAGACCGACCATACCGTCACCCCCTCGCCCCACCACCCCATCGGGGCCAAGGGCGTGGGCGAGTCCTCCCACGTGGGGGGCATCCCCTGCATCTCCAACGCCGTCAATGACGCTCTGTCCCCGTTCGGCGTCACCCACGTGGACATGCCCCACAACGCCTACCGCGTCTGGCAGACACTGCACGCGTTGAAGCTGGACCGCCACCCGGAGGCCGACACCGTCGCACCCTTCCAGCCGAAGGCCCGCCGGCCCAAGGCCGCGGCGACGGAACGGCCGGCGGAGGCGCCCGCCGGGAAAGCGGCCGGCGCCAAGGGCATGGAGGTTCGGCTGGAGCGGGACTACGGCCTGGATGTCCCCGCCGACCCGGCCTGGACGCTGATGCAGGACATCCGCGAGGTGGCCGCCTGCATGCCCGGTGCCTCCATCGTCGAGCAGACCGGCGAGCGCACCTATCTGGGCGAGATGCGCCTCAAGGTGGGCCCGATCACCTCGGCCTTCAAGGGCGATATCGAGGTGCTGGACCTGGACCCGACACGCCAGACCCTGCGCCTGCGCGGTGAGGGCGGCGACACCAAGGGCAGCTCCAGTGCCCGCATGACGCTGCAGGCGCGCATCGTCCCGGAGACGGAGGCACAGTGCCGGCTGGAGGGGGTCTGCACCATCGAGCTGACCGGAAAGCTGGCCAGTTTCGGTGGGCGGATGCTGGAGAACATCTCCGACCGGTTGCTCTCCCAGTTCGTCGCCAACTTCGAGAACCGGGTGGCCGCCGGCGGCGAGGGCAGCAAGGCGGAGGCCGCCCGCGAGCGGGTGGCCAGCGGGCCCAAGGAGCTGAGCGCCCTGGCCCTGCTCTGGCAGATGATCAAGAGCTGGTTCGGGGGCCGGCGCTGACCATGCTCTCCGCGCAGCGCTACCGGGACGCCCTGGCCGGTGCCGGCTACATCGCCGACTCCGGCCTCGCCGCCACCCTCAGCCTGGCCGACCGCCTGGGCCGGCCGCTGCTGCTCGAGGGCGAGGCCGGGGTGGGCAAGACCGAGGTGGCCAAGGCCCTGGCCCAGGTGCACCGCTGCCGGCTCATCCGCCTGCAGTGCTACGAGGGCCTGGATGCCCAATCGGCCGTCTACGAGTGGGACTACCAGCGCCAGCTCCTGGCCATCCGGCTGCTGGAGGCGGAGGGCCGCGCCGGCGAGGAGGCGGAACAGGCCATCTTCTCCGAGCGCTACCTGTTGCGCCGCCCGCTGCTGGAGGCCATCAGCCAACCCGAGCCACCGGTATTGCTGGTGGACGAGATCGACCGCGCCGACGAGGAGTTCGAGGCCTATCTGCTGGAGGTGCTCGCCGAGTTCCAGGTCACGGTGCCGGAACTGGGCACCCTGAGCGCCAATACCCGGCCCCGGGTGGTGCTCACCTCCAACGCCACCCGCGAGCTCTCCGACGCCTTGCGCCGGCGCTGCCTTTATCACTATCTCGACTTCCCGGACGCGGCCCGCGAGATCGCCATCGTCCATGCCCGGGTGCCGGACCTGCCCGAGGCGCTGGCCCGGCAGGCGGTGGCCTTCGTCCACCGGCTGCGCCGTGAGGGCCTGCGCAAATCCCCCGGGGTGGCCGAGACCCTGGACTGGGCCGCCGCCCTGGCCGGCCTGGGGGTGGAGCAGTTGGACCGGGAGCCGGAGGCGGTGCTGGAAACCCTGGCCTGCCTGATCAAGACCCGGCAGGACCGGGACGCCCTGACCCCGGAGCGGCTTCAGGCGCTGGCCGCCGGAGGCGCCGGATGACCCTGCCCGCCGCCGAGCAGCTCCTCGCCTTCACCCGCGCCCTGCGCGCCCGCGGTTGGCCCATCGGCCTGCAGGAACAGCAGGATGTGCTGCGGGTTGCCGAGCAGACCGGGCTGGAGGACCCGCGGCGACTGGCGCGGGCCCTGCGCCCGCTGTGCTGCGGAACCCGGGAGCAGTGGCACGGCTTCGAGGCCCTGTTCGAGCAGTGGTGGCGGCCCCGGCGCGGGGTGCGGAGCCGCGCCCTGGGCCCGGGTGGCGGGCTGCACCCTGCGCCGGGCCGGGCCGGCGTAGAGGAGGCCGCCCCGCAGCCGGACCGCCCCGCCGCGGGTGACGCCGGGGATGCCGATCCCGCCGGCGCCCGTGCCGGGGCCAGCCCGCAGGCGGGGCTGGGCCGCACCGACTTCCGGCACCTTTGCGACCCGGAGGAGTCCCGCGCCCTGGACGCCCTGATGGACCGCATGGCGCGGCGCTGGCAGCGCCGCGTCCGGCGCCGCTGGCGGGCCCTGCAGAAGGGCCGGCGGCTGGCGCCGCGGGCCACCCTGCGCCGCAGCCTGGCGCGGGGCGGAGTGCCCTTTGATCCGGTCTGGCGGCGACCGCGTCGGCAACCCCCGCGGCTGATCCTGCTGGTGGACGCCAGCCGCTCCATGAACCTGTACAGCTACCGGTTCCTGCGCTTCGCCGGCAGTGCCCTGCAGGCCTTCCCGCGCAGCGAGGCCTTTATCTTTCACACCGAACTGGTCCGCATCACCGACGCCCTGCAGGAGGCCCGTCCGGAGCGGCTGCGGGAGAAGCTGGCCCTGCTCTCCACCGGCTGGTCCGGCGGCACCCGCATCGGCGCCTGCCTGGCGCGCTTCAACCGCCAGTACGGTGAGGGGGTACGCCGGCGCAGCGTGGTGCTGATCTTCAGCGACGGTCTGGACACCGGCGACCCGGAGACCCTCACCCGGGCCCTGGCCGAACTGCGCGGCCGCGCCGGACGCCTGCTCTGGCTCAACCCACTGATGGGGCGCAGTGGCTATGCCCCGGAGGCGCGGGGGATGCGCAGCGCCCTGCCCTACCTGGACCGGCTGGCACCGGCCCACACCCTGGACAGCCTGCTGGCCCTGGAACAGGAACTGATCCGCCTCTAGCGCGGGGGAGCCCGTCCGATGGAACACAACAGCGCCGTACTCCGGAAACTGCAGCAACTGACCGCGGCCGGCACCCCCTGCGCGCTGGTCACTGTGGTGCGCGCCGTCTCGCCCACCTCGGCCAAGC
Encoded proteins:
- a CDS encoding AAA family ATPase, whose product is MLSAQRYRDALAGAGYIADSGLAATLSLADRLGRPLLLEGEAGVGKTEVAKALAQVHRCRLIRLQCYEGLDAQSAVYEWDYQRQLLAIRLLEAEGRAGEEAEQAIFSERYLLRRPLLEAISQPEPPVLLVDEIDRADEEFEAYLLEVLAEFQVTVPELGTLSANTRPRVVLTSNATRELSDALRRRCLYHYLDFPDAAREIAIVHARVPDLPEALARQAVAFVHRLRREGLRKSPGVAETLDWAAALAGLGVEQLDREPEAVLETLACLIKTRQDRDALTPERLQALAAGGAG
- a CDS encoding aerobic carbon-monoxide dehydrogenase large subunit encodes the protein MATPAEELDRNEKLGGIGCSRKRKEDPRFIQGKGHYVDDIQLPGMVFGDFVRSPHAHARIKAIHKDKALAHPGVHAVLTAEDLAPLNLHWMPTLAGDKQMVLADGKVCFQNQEVAMVIADDRYIAADALELVEVEYEPLEPLVDPHRAMDDEAPVIREDLAGQSEGAHSKRVHHNHIFTWDVGDKAATDKLFDEAEVTVSEKMLYQRVHPCPLETCGCVADFDKVKGELTVNLTSQAPHVVRTVFSMLSGIPESKVHINAPDIGGGFGNKVGVYPGYVVATVASIVLGRPVKWIEDRIENLSTTAFARDYHMTGELAATRDGKILGLRAHVLADHGAFDACADPSKWPAGFFNICTGSYDIKTAYARVDGVYTNKAPGGVAYRCSFRVTEACYLIERMIDVLAQKLDMDKAEIRFKNFIQPEQFPYPSALGWEYDSGDYPRALQQVLDACDYPALRREQKERRERGEIMGIGLCTFTEIVGAGPGRKCDILGVGMFDSAEIRVHPTGSVIARMGTKTQGQGHETTYAQIIATELGLNSEDIQIEEGNTDTAPYGLGTYGSRSTPVGGAATARAARKIRDKARKIAAHLMEVSDEDLEWTGEGFRVKGVPDQTKGIQEIAWAAYNNTPEGMEPGLEAVEYYDPPNMTYPFGAYLCVVDIDRYTGETRVRRFYALDDCGTRINPMVIEGQVHGGLTEAYGVALGQELPYDGAGNIQGASLMDYFLPTMVESPHWETDHTVTPSPHHPIGAKGVGESSHVGGIPCISNAVNDALSPFGVTHVDMPHNAYRVWQTLHALKLDRHPEADTVAPFQPKARRPKAAATERPAEAPAGKAAGAKGMEVRLERDYGLDVPADPAWTLMQDIREVAACMPGASIVEQTGERTYLGEMRLKVGPITSAFKGDIEVLDLDPTRQTLRLRGEGGDTKGSSSARMTLQARIVPETEAQCRLEGVCTIELTGKLASFGGRMLENISDRLLSQFVANFENRVAAGGEGSKAEAARERVASGPKELSALALLWQMIKSWFGGRR
- a CDS encoding vWA domain-containing protein; the protein is MTLPAAEQLLAFTRALRARGWPIGLQEQQDVLRVAEQTGLEDPRRLARALRPLCCGTREQWHGFEALFEQWWRPRRGVRSRALGPGGGLHPAPGRAGVEEAAPQPDRPAAGDAGDADPAGARAGASPQAGLGRTDFRHLCDPEESRALDALMDRMARRWQRRVRRRWRALQKGRRLAPRATLRRSLARGGVPFDPVWRRPRRQPPRLILLVDASRSMNLYSYRFLRFAGSALQAFPRSEAFIFHTELVRITDALQEARPERLREKLALLSTGWSGGTRIGACLARFNRQYGEGVRRRSVVLIFSDGLDTGDPETLTRALAELRGRAGRLLWLNPLMGRSGYAPEARGMRSALPYLDRLAPAHTLDSLLALEQELIRL